From one Aigarchaeota archaeon genomic stretch:
- a CDS encoding CBS domain-containing protein: MFKRSLRFTPLKASDLMSHPAVTIDEDATVDDVSKTMWEKGVGSVLIVNKEKKLVGIITERDILYA; the protein is encoded by the coding sequence GTGTTCAAGCGTTCGTTGAGGTTTACTCCGCTCAAAGCCTCCGATTTGATGTCACATCCCGCGGTTACGATTGACGAGGATGCGACGGTTGACGACGTTTCTAAAACGATGTGGGAAAAAGGTGTTGGTAGCGTTTTGATAGTCAACAAGGAGAAGAAGCTCGTCGGCATCATCACCGAGCGAGACATTTTGTATGC